Below is a genomic region from Balaenoptera acutorostrata chromosome 9, mBalAcu1.1, whole genome shotgun sequence.
CGaaatagcagagccaggattcgaaCCCGGGCAGTTGGCTGCAGGGGATGCCATGCCTCTCATGGCACTGCTCACTTTATCCCTATTACATCTACCTTATGAATTCTGCTCTCCTTTGCCTCTACAGGGTCCCCCACCGTGTGAGGAAGAAGAGTTGGCCTCTTAGTCTTGTCCGTCTACTTACGTTCATTTGAATTTCCACAGTCTTTGGTTTATGGTCTGGGCTGCAGACAACATCAGCGGGACCAGATGACAGAGGACTCCCCTTTCTCACAGCAGGACTCGGTGGCTGGGCCTGGGTCACGTGCTCCTCGGTGACAGGCACTGGGGCCGGTTCCCCAGGTATCATCTGATGCCTCCAAAGACCTCAGGGAATGAACGTGTGATCCGAGAGTTTCATACCCAGTCAAGTTGGCGTAAAGGCAAGTCTTTTAAACATGTGCCGTCACCCCGGAATAATTACAGTAATGACATCATGGTCTTTACCATGTGAAAGCGACTCCCAGCCACTCACCATCACTCATCTCCCTGGAGCCTGCAGCAACGGGGAGAGGGCTGGTCCTGCCAGGTGAGAAAGGGAGGTGGGGCTCCACTGTGCGGTCACCAGCTAGAGGGAGGCGAAGGGCCCCTCCCCACCGCCCCACCTGAGCCGCTAGCCCTTGGCTGAGAACCTCCTGAATGAAGGTGTGGATGCGTGGGTGGGTGTGTGAACGGACCACACATTTCAGAGCTCCCAGAGCCAAGAGGTGTGCGTTCTTGTGCACGTGGCATCAACCCTGCCCGGGGAGGGGACCCTTGGGGTGCCCGGCGGCGATTCAGGGGGTGGGGGAGCCGCCCTAGGGTCCGTGGTGGACCTCTTGCTGGGACTAGGCGGCGTGAAGGGCAAATCCTGGGTCTCGGTCACGGCCGGGCACGAtgggcagagaggcagcctggtCCCTGCCCTGGGGCCCCTGGACCTGGTCTTTTATCATCGCAGTTCACTCACCTGCTCGGAGAGCCGCTGGGCAGCTCTGGAAGCCACGGTGACGAGGAGGCCGCGCCTGGTGGGGCACGAGCAGGGCAGGCGGGGTCCACTGTGGGTGGTGGGGGTCAGGCGAGGCCTCATCACACGGGGTGTCTGAGCCGGTCCTCAGCCCCCCTGGGAGGTCGGATCAGGACTCGCCCAGAGGGGCCTGGGTACCCTGCAGGTGGGCTTCTCCAGCTGGAAGCCCCGCTGGAAGGAGTAACAGGGACTCAGACTCCCAGGGATGGACAAGGTTTTATTTGCGATAATGTTACTTCAACACACACAGAGGCTGGAGACGAGCTTATGCTCCTAGCCCTCGCAACTTATAAAACgccaataaaattcaaattagacAGAGAGAAGCCCACGAAACGAATACAATTTagattaataatataattaaatggTTAATTTAATGTGaaggatgattttaaaaattgtggtaaaataacacacaacataaaattcaccatcttcACTCACAATGTTGTCAACCATCATCCCAGCCATCTCGGGAACTCTGTCATCTCCCCAGACAGAAGGTCTGTCCCATGAAACCACACGTGCTGAAACAAAATCGTTGCCTGTGTCGAGACCGTCACCAAGCAGGTGTGGGGAAGGGAAGCTTAGCCCTGCCTGGTGCCTGGGTGACCAAAGGGCCCACGTTCTTCGGTGTCCAGCCTCCGCTTGATGAGGACACCGCTCACGCACTGACGCGGCCTCTGTTGCCTGGTGACAATTAATGTGGTTGGTACCCACGTGGGACTCTTGCCACAGTGTCTTAACTTAGTCACTGACTTAAGAAACTGAGGGCCTCTGACGAAAACGGGTTTCAATCGCACATTTTGCTTGTAAAAGAGAAGTTTTGCCTGTTCCGGCCGATGTAGGGTGACTGGCCATTTTCGCATAAGCACATGCTACCCTGCGTCACGCTTGCCTGTCTGGTTCCAAAACTCGCTGCACACAGGAATCCTGTGGTTAGAAAGCAGTCAGCGAGATGACTCAGAATACGTATCATGGGAAGAAAgacacaaaactgaaaaatatgtgGAGAGAGCTTGCGGTTTCCAGGAATACAGTCAGGAGTCTGTAGTACGACTATTTCTGGCGGCTGATGGGGGCGGGTCAGAAGGGGCAGAGGCGGGGCTGTCCTGAGAAGGCCGGAGCCCcgctggggggcggggtgggcggaACGAGAGAGGCTTGCGAGGTAGGGTCCAGAGAAGCTGGTGCTGCTGCGCACGGCAGCGCGAGCCCCAGGGAGGGGGCCGCGGTCTGCGCCGAGGGCAACTGACCCGGCTGGGGCGCCAGGCACGGAACCGGGCACGCGCGGAGGGATGCTGAGGCGGAGGCGGCGTGCGCTGGGCGGAACACCTGCCCCCACGACGCCCACGTCCGAACCCCAGAAACCTGTGATCCGCTCCCTTGCATGGCAAGCGTTGCCCCCAGCTATCTGACAGTACGGGTCTGGGGGcttcgagagagagagagaggtgggaggcACCAGGGACCTGGGAGAGACGAGGCCAAGGTGCTCCCACGGGTGGGGGGCTGGTGCTGGGACAGGGTAAGGAGACCGGGGGGAGCGGCCAGGAGAACAGGTGCCCTAGAGGCCGCACAAACCAGGAGATCGCACCGTGGGACCGGCAGCCTCCACCCTGCAGTGCACTTTGGGGGTGGCCGTGGGGTCgccagggaggaagaggagcGGACGGGAGGCAGGCCAGCCAGtggggagagcaggagggagggggggctgccaggccccgcccccagcggAAGAGtctggagggggcgggggcccTGGACGGGGACCCACAGCCCTGTGCGCCCAGGAGCAGGGCTGGCCTTGGCGAGGTGGCAGAGGGAGGCTGTGAGGCCGGGAAACCTGCGGGCCGGGAGAGTGAGCGACCCTCGTCGAGGAAAACACTTGTTCAACTTCTCCGTTGGCTGGCAGATCTCCCGCACAGCACGTACACCTGGAcgcttctttcccttcctctcaggGGAAAAAGGATTGAGAGCAGAATGTCGCTCCTAACGTTCGCGTCCAAGTAGAAACCACACGACGCGTGTGCAGCTTTATCAGAAACAGTTAATGTTAccggactgaaaaaaaaaaagcgatgGTTTTCTTTGGAAAGTTGCTGTGAGAAATCCTTGTCCAAAAACTGCAGCAGCGCCCTGCCTGCGTGGGGTGTAGCTGACGGGTCCCCGGGGTCACAGTTCTGGTTCAATGTCAACCACGTCTGTCCCAGGAGCGGTTATGAGAAGACCCggaacgggacttccctggcggtccagcgcttaggactctgcgctccactgcagggggcacgggttccatccctgatcagggagccAAGATCCCGCAAGACGCACAAAGGCTGGGCTCGATGTTCTGAGACCACACAGAGCAGAACAGCCTTTGGCAGACCTCCGGGGCTCTGGGTtgacatgtgtttgtttttaaggtaAAAATAGTGCCACAGACTTGGCCAAGCACTTCATATTTATCCAATGGCCCCTTTTCAGGGAGGTGGAGCCCCAAGGGACAGAGCCCCCGCTTCACAGCCAGGTCAGGCTCAAGAGCCCACGCGGCCCCCTGCGCTCCAGGACACCCCCCCTCACGGTCCACGTCACACCTGGTACTGGTATTTGGCGGACAACTGAAACCACGTTACAGAATCAGGGAAAACGTGGCTAGCATACAGAAAAACTATCATTCAGAGAACTGTTCTCCAACATTTGCTGTGTACCTTTCCACTTTTAGGGCCCGTATAGGCATTTGTGCTTGTTCTATAcactttttttgatgtggaccatttttaaagtctttattgaatctgtttacaatattgcttgttttggttttttggctgtgaggcacgtgggctcttagCTCCCTgatgcaccccctgcattggaaggtgaagtcttaaccactggaccgccagggaagtccttctatACACTTTTATTGTGCCTTTTCCTGTTGTGTCACAAAACTGGGGAAATTCTGTGCTTTCTGAGGGCAGGCTGCCTGCTTGCTCAGTCTCACCTCAATGCCTGGCAGCGCGGCTACAGTGGAAGCCTCCTGACCACTTAGGACCGAACAAACGGAGGATTCTACCTGGCCTAGAGCTCCCACCTTCCGGGGCCAGTTTCTTGTGCAAGCTCACCCACCACCAGGCTCTGCAGCTTTGCCCCAGCGGCCCAGAGCCACCACGGCTGGCCCACCTCCAGGCCCTGGGAGGCGGACCGCAGTGCTGGAAGGAGGCGCTTTCTCATCCATCACCTCTTCTGTCCTGGAACTCAGGTCTGTGCCTCGGGTGGTGAGATTAGGTCACATGACTGGTCTACTGAGGCTGCTCCAACTCCCACACCACGTGGACCAGAGCAGCTCGCCAAGGGAGGCCTTGGGATGTCGGTGCCCAGGGGGACCAGTGCCTCGCCTCACGTGGCCCGGAGTCGGCCCAGTGCCGGGTCCCAGGCATCGGACAATCCCGAGTGCTGTAAGCACGTGTTGTCAAAGCCTCCATGAGAACACGTGGTGTGACAGAGGGTACAGGTTCCTTCCAGGGGTGAGGACCGTGCCGGGGATGCAGGCCGGAGGCCAGGGTGCCCAGCACCCTCACATTTCAGTAGCATATGCCATAAACCGTAAGAAGATTGGCAACACCTCTGAAATCTGCCTCCGTTCGAGAAACGTGGACACATTTTCCAGATCACCTATTTCCCAAAGCGACCCATTAGCCAAGCCACTCTCATGCACTGACGATGACGACGACGTGTGTGTTATCCACAGAATGAGCCCCGACCCGAGGTCCTGAAGAGGCAGATGCTCCCGGCAGGCGGGGGGATATTCAGTGCACAAACCGGGCCAGGCCACGCCACTCCGGGGCTGAACTGGCTCAACTCCCACACTTGTGATGAACTGGCTAACACCCGTGTTCCCGGCCAGGCTTCCGGGGCCAGCAGAGTAGGGCCACTTCTGTCCTGTCTGCTGCATGACCCCAGCTCCTAGCAGTGCCTGGCACTAAGCATCTGCTGAAGGCTGGGTCCACAGCCTGGTGGGGAGTGCTGCTAGGGTCTCAGCAACCCAAGGTCAAGGCGGCATGGCATGATGTCACAAGtggctttcccaaggtcacagcagGAAGGCGCACGGCATGGCCGCTGGGCTCTCTGCCACTTTATACAATAcacagcagtgtgtatatgtcaatcccaatctcctaattcatcccacccccctaaaCACTCCCCTCGTTAGTGGTCCCCGGAGCTGTTATGAAATGCAGCCACTCTACTCCCAGGTTGGGCCTGTAATAACCTTCAAGGGACACTGAAATCGACTACAATGGGACTTCTGAGAGCATGTAAAATGAAATCATCATCAATGGGAAGAGAAAATTCTTTGTAATGTGGAGGTTTCCTCTGTAAAGGCCCTTGCTTCACTAGGGTTATctgagaagcaggaagaaagatTACTTCTTAAAATCACAGGCTCCAGCTCCCTTGCCAACTCTGTTATCAGAAAGATAGTGGTTTTGACACAAAATAGTAACACGCTGTGGAATCACAGGAATCATACTTCTCCGAACTAGCATCCGCCCAGCCCTGTGTCCACATCTGACCACCTCACAGGCATCGTCTCACCCCCATGCCACCTGCCCTGTGAGACAGGTCTACACTGCCAGCCTCGAAGCCTTTGGCAACCGTGGGGACGGCAGAAGAACTCAGTGGTTCCaagcgcgggctccagagctggACGGCGTtggcccccagcccagcacccCCATTACTACTGACTTGCCTCCAGTTCGACTGTGCGCTTCCTCGCTGGGACAACGGCCAGGTTtataaccctaaccgctacctctTATAGGTCCCTCCTACGTGTCGGGTGTGGCCCGCAGTGACCTCCGGTAGGAACTCGTTTAACCGGGAGGAAAGCACCTCCCTCTGAGGGTGATTACAGTGCCCAGAGCCTGCGTGGGCCCTCAGGCGGCTCCCTGCCGGGTCTTCACATGCTGGCACGGAGGGGACGGAGGGGACGTGTCAACTGCGGCGGAGGGGACCGAAGTTCAGAGTGGGCAGATGCCTTTGGTCCTGGAGAAGAGCAGCTGGGTCATCGCGAGGCCCCTGAGGCGGGCGAGTCTGAGTCCCAGGACGAGAGGGACACAGGGTCCCCACTCTCGCTCTGGAGGGCCCGGGCCCGCTGACCCTCCTCGATGAGGTCTGCCACCAGGTTCAGCCGGCAGGCCCTGAGCGCCCTCACCAGGTGGGACGCGGCCGCATCCTCCCTCCTGCTGTTCTTCCAGACTCTCAGCGACTCCCTCACCTGTTCTGCCAGGTTCCGGGGATACTTCTCCTCAATGGCTTCAATCTTGGCGTCAGACACTCTGAGGTGACGAGCCAGTTTCCTCCAGTCCTTCCCCACATTATCACAGATGATGTCAAACGCTGCCCGCAGGTCTGGGGAGGGAAAGAACACAATGACTGACCAGAGATTACGGGAGCTCTTGAGGAGACAGGTAACCCCACACTCCCTGATGGGCTCCGCGGTGCTGACCCAAGGGCTGGGTACCAAGAGGTCCTCCCGCAGAGGCCAATGACACGCAGCAGCAGAGGGACCCGGGGAGGTCGTAGAAAGCCCAGTCCTGCCCCAGCTAATCACACCCTGAAACACTACCCAAGAGGCGTGGCCAGCTCTGAAGACTTAATGGTTGGGGTGTGTTGTAACGGAGATACCCACGCAGGACAGGGAGATGGAGTTGCTCCCCCATCTCACCCtacagtgggttgaatggtggcccctaAAAAGTATGTCCATGTCAAACCCCTGGAACCGTGAATGTTAACTTATTTGGAAAAGGGCCTTTGTAGATGAGATTAAGTTGACGATCTTGAGATGAGgggatcatcctggattatccaggtgagccctaaatccagtgacaagACCACGTGCCATGGAGGCAGAGACTAGAGTGATGCGGGCACAAGCCAAGAACGCCTGGAGTCCCCAGAAACCAGAAGAGGCATGGAGGCTCCTTACCGAGagctttcagagggagcatggcctacTGACACCCTGATTTGACTACTGGACCGAGAACTGTAAGAGCATCaaattctgttgctttaagccaccaagaTACGGTAATTTGTACGCCAGCCCTGAACACCCCGATTCTTATTTTGGAAGATGTCCTGACTGACACCAGTCCTCAGTCTCTGTCTACTATGTCCTCATCTGCTGAAAAGTCACTACTGAGATCAGCATGACAAACTACAAAAGGCTGTTTCTGGACGGGGGCAGCGAGAAGAGGAAGGACAAAATGCTTCTTAGAAGGCTCCTGCAAAGTTGCATCTTCAGCTACAAATCCCTGATATGCTGTCAGCCTGTGTGCCAACTCCTCCAGCTCTGTGAGATGGGCACCTGTGTTACTGACCACttgtacagaagaggaaatggagacacGGGAAGGTAAGTGTAAGTTATTTcttgagatcacacagctagacaacagcagagccaggaccaCACCTTGATGGCCCACTGTGCAAAAACTGTCCCTTATCAACCAACCCGTACCTGCTGTGACGCTCCTGGTGTACTTCCACTGCACCGGGGAGGTGAGCAATGTCCTTTCCTTTCGAGTAATCTCTAACTTACCCGGAGGGGGGGGGAGGTGGAGAAAATACTGAGGCTGGGGGATGGGTGTCCATGCTCTGCAACTTAGGCTGTTAACTTCTGTGCACTCTCGTTCTCCCATTTGCAAAGGGGGTATATTACCCGTCTCCCAGGGCTGTTTAGGGAAAACCCACGCAAACCGAACCCGGAAAAGGTCAGGCGCCCGGGAGATCGAAACTACTGCTGGTCCAGCTGACCTTGCCTCCTcaggcccccgccccgcccccccggcTCCTCCGgcgcggcccc
It encodes:
- the FADD gene encoding FAS-associated death domain protein; amino-acid sequence: MDPFLVLLHSVSAGLSSSELTELKFLCQSRVGKRKLERVQSGLDLFSVLLEQNEMSPENTVLLREMLVSLRRQDLLRRLEDFEAGAAGGAAPEERDLRAAFDIICDNVGKDWRKLARHLRVSDAKIEAIEEKYPRNLAEQVRESLRVWKNSRREDAAASHLVRALRACRLNLVADLIEEGQRARALQSESGDPVSLSSWDSDSPASGASR